GGCCAGTGTTAGTGGAATCtgggtcagacagagccagtcCTGATAGGAGAGTGACAAGTTTGACTGTGTCTGATAATACAGCTACTGTCTGCCTGGCTGTGTTCACAACTCTGCTGTGCTGTAAATAAGCGCCCCTTTCTACATActaatatatgcaaatgacctcCTACTATTGCTACAATTCAGTGCCATTATATTTTCCAGGATTTAAGTCCTATGAGTTTATGTTTTAGTTAGAATTCATCCAATCAACTATCaagcatcaataaagtcaataaaACCACACTGGTGTTTAACTTAGTTTAACATACTCTGTGctcaaacgtattgggacacctgcccattcactgtttcttcctaaatcatgTGTATTaaacaagagtttatcctgctgtgagagtttgattgcattcagctttaacaagagcattagtaaggtcagcatgttggatgaccCCCACCGcaccttatcccaaaagtactggatggagcaccagccatcattccagagaacacagctcaatgcctagTCCACGCTAGgtgttaggcatggtgccagtaggttcatgttaatctgctccatagagtcctattctattggcagtacatcttaacagcgactagacaagctgtgtgtgtatgtgtgtgtgtttgaacatctgtgtcagcacacttaaagtagctgaatgcatttgctagaaggggtgtccacaaacatttggacatatagtagtAGTTTAACTGTTAGTATCTAGTTTATTGGACTTACATActgctattttattattagcaagtctattaaataaaacaaatgaaggCCTCCAAACTAACTAACTGGGCTGCTTGGATCCAATGGGAATCTCACCCACCTTATTATTAGCATATTTAATTTCCTTTAAATATTTAGAATGTGCTTTTAAAGAACCCCATAAATGTCATAGTGCAGGTAACAGTACGGTTGTGTatgctgttaaaaataaataatagctgATCTGGAACAGGGCCACTACTGGTTTTGTGAGTGCATGTTTATGTAGCTTACATTTTGCTAAAATGGTTAAATCTGTGTCCTGTTATTTCCTCTTTTTGAAGCATCTCTTTTGGAGTGAAGCACAATGAGCTGCTCTGTGTTGCTCCGACTGCACCCTGGGGACCTCCATAGAGTCCTGCTGCCTGGCTACAATGCTGCGACGCTACgcctgctctgctctgcctCCCGCCTCAGCCGCAGCCTGAGAGAGAGCTACCGCCTGCTGCAGTTGCCTGAGGAAGGAGACAGCAGCCCTGCCGAAGTTAGGGAGGCCTACATGCGCATGGCCAAGCTCTATCATCCAGACTCTGGAGCCCCAACAGCAGATGCTGCTTTGTTCTGCCACATAGAGGAAGCTTACCGGGCTGTGGTGACCCACCTGGCCCGGCGGCGGCCTACGTCACCATACGCTCAGACAGAAGAGGACGAAGAAGACAAGACTAAAGGTCAGGCTCCTCAGCACAGGCAGTACCTCAGCTTTGAAGGCGTGGGCTCTGGGACGCCCAGCCAGCGCGAGCGACAGTATCGGCAGTTCAGGATGGACAGAGCCACGGACCAGGTCTTGGAATATCGACGCAAACGCATGGAGCAAGCTGCAGCAGAAGAGGGCGCCATGGTGGTTAGGGACGCACGGATGCGCAGCAAGCAGATCAAGATCACGCAGGCTGTGGAGCGCCTGGTGGAGGACCTCATCCAGGAGTCTATGGCCCGTGGCGACTTCCGGAACCTGAGCGGTGCTGGAAAGCCACTCAGCAAGTTTGACCACAACCCCTACACTGACCCCATGACGCACAACCTTAACAGGATCCTCATTGACAACGGTTACCAGCCTGAATGGATAGTGGTCCAGAAGGAGATCAGGGAGAGCATTAAGAAGATGCGGGAGAGGCTGCAGGAGGCCCGGTCCAGACTTGGCAGCCCCATGAGGCACTCGGAACAGCTCCGGTGGAAGGAGCAGTGCGCTGATTTTGCAGACGACCTGAAGAAGCTCAATAAAAAAGTGGACACGTTCAACTTGATCGTGCCTCTAATGAGCTTGCAGATGGTTCACTTCAGCATGAGCAGGGAGGTGGACAAGGTGCTGAAAGCTGACCAGGAGTACagaaaggagaaggagaaagagaggaagcgCGAGGAGGAGAGCGAGGAAGCAGATGCCTCCAGGCAGAACTCTAGGCAAGGACTCATCATGTGGATGCAGAGTCTACTCAAATGAAATTCTCTGGGTTTTATTACTGTAGTACAAAGTACTGTCTTGAACTATTGTCAAAAAAAGCACACAACTCACCTTTGATCATCCTTTGtcatttattattagcattaatatGGTATACAGAGAATCAGGAAAGGTGGTAACATGAATATCAGCTCATAAATGTCACTGTTATGTAACACTACCATGTAAATAAAAGGGATGCTTATATATAATCAGTACAGAGACGAAAGAGCTCAGCCTGTTTGTCCCCATCTATAAGCAAAGactaaaagtattaaaaatttGTGTCAATCACAGCAATAATCTGTGATGATTAAAATTAATCACAAGTTagaatgctagctagcatgccCTTGAATTTTTGGGTGGGAAAACAAATGTGTGGtatgcctaataaactggctaCAGGTATCCGGCtttttattttctaaaaatatgtcagtgtatgtatgttttgaGAACTTAAACCTCGAACACGATAAGGCtcggacacagaagctttaatagagaaaatgcttcaacaaCTTTTTACAAGATAAATGgctgatcagtcattgggctgaattaagctaagagctaagagaggagcagctgtgtgtgcgtttgtgtgagagggagagatgagGGAGGGGTAAGAGAATGAGAGCTATTAGTTATGAGATTTTATCCATATTTCATCATGCATAATGAGCTTAACAACTTGTTAAGATGATTAATTTGCATTAAAAAAGGTCAATGTATTAAAGTTTGCAGACTGACATGTTAACGCTGAAAGCGCTACTAGAAATACATTACTTTCAAATTCTAGAATGAAATACACTCAgtttggctgaaaaacactaCAATGCAGTGTTCATAAACTGCATGTCGGCATGGTCATACAAAAACCTAGTCTccaaaactttacaggagatgggAAGCCTTAAGTTTCAATAAGATaagattttttatattttattctacataattttagagcatttctgttggtcaattcatcatggAATCTGGacacaacataaaaaacacaaatggcAGCTTACTAAGGAGCCAAAATCTGCAAAAAATTTAGACcttcaaaagtatttggacatttgtGCTATAGTTAAATATGTATTGTGTTCATAGGGTTGTGAAACAAATGGCCCAACCAAATTGCAATTTGgttgcattttttatttattacgaTTTTTACGATTGTACCAATTGacccacccatttgtagctcTCCCTAGCACTAGGAATGCTTCCAACATTAGAAAGGTAAGGACTTAATTTATGTCTCCTTCAATACATGCGAAATCAGCCATCGTCTCTttccaattgtgctctctctgactccggccactgatggcaaagcggcatagcttgggattcaaactcatgaCCCCTAGGCCATAGTGAtagcacattagaccactgagcctcTCGAAGACTAGATCATTATCGtttaataaaaatgtctttGCACACTTCATGGTCACACATCTATTAAGACACCATTGTAAGAAGAACAGCCCCGGATTACGACGTTACCACCTCTGTGCTTTATAGCATCCTTTGTAGcaaaacacagttttttttaaagtactCTAAAAACTTTTCCAAATAAATGTTTCCCATTGGTATAAAGTGTCCATATATAGATACTTTTTGAGGCCACTGTATaacactgtatatactgtatacataattgtatatacttttttttttcttctttagcaTCTAAAACACCAACATATGCTATAATCTTGTTTATTTTGCTCTTGGCATCACCCTGAAAGCAAGTGTACCTAAGATTAGtagtaaatgtgtgtgcacACAGTAATCATCGTCGGTTTTCTGGCCCCTCACCCGGGTAGGTGCTCCAATGCGGCTGGGTTTCCGATAACCACAGGTTCCTTCTTGGCATTTAGAGCCTGCCTTATGGCTGCAGAGGGAGGCGACAGCACACTGGCCCAGTCTCGGGCTATGTACTGGTGGTAAGGATCCTGTGAGTTCTCCAGCTTTTTAGAGCGAATGTAG
The genomic region above belongs to Salminus brasiliensis chromosome 8, fSalBra1.hap2, whole genome shotgun sequence and contains:
- the dnajc28 gene encoding dnaJ homolog subfamily C member 28, encoding MSCSVLLRLHPGDLHRVLLPGYNAATLRLLCSASRLSRSLRESYRLLQLPEEGDSSPAEVREAYMRMAKLYHPDSGAPTADAALFCHIEEAYRAVVTHLARRRPTSPYAQTEEDEEDKTKGQAPQHRQYLSFEGVGSGTPSQRERQYRQFRMDRATDQVLEYRRKRMEQAAAEEGAMVVRDARMRSKQIKITQAVERLVEDLIQESMARGDFRNLSGAGKPLSKFDHNPYTDPMTHNLNRILIDNGYQPEWIVVQKEIRESIKKMRERLQEARSRLGSPMRHSEQLRWKEQCADFADDLKKLNKKVDTFNLIVPLMSLQMVHFSMSREVDKVLKADQEYRKEKEKERKREEESEEADASRQNSRQGLIMWMQSLLK